Proteins encoded in a region of the Quercus lobata isolate SW786 chromosome 8, ValleyOak3.0 Primary Assembly, whole genome shotgun sequence genome:
- the LOC115955475 gene encoding uncharacterized protein LOC115955475 has translation MWCALLGTFDIKYMPRSSVKGQVLADLVAEFVEPFIETITEKEDMDGKLVGITLARETSRWKVYVDGVANQKGSRIGLILISPEGITIEKSLRLGFSAMNNEAEYEALLHGMMMVQKMGGKTIEVFSDSRLVIGQVMGELEARDARISGNTHADLLTTLAMSSAQHLPRTIFVEDLCKASLVERDTVWIHHIRRNPSWMDPILNFPKDDTLLKGKLEAKKVRRNAPQFWLSGDHKLYRLSYSEPYLLCVHLEESESLLEELYEGICGSHTGGRSLAHRWGLDIVGPFPKAARNKRYIIVGTDYFTKWVEAEHLANIRDVDAKKFIWKNIITCFRTPHTLISDNGLQFDSKNFREYCCDFGITNRYSTPAYPQGNGQAEAVNKVIVSGTKKRPDDANGRWVEELPHVLWTYRTTLRRSTGETPFSMTYGAKAVLPLEASFPTLKSSTFTQKTTTSC, from the exons ATGTGGTGTGCACTTTTGGGgacctttgatattaaatacatgcctAGGTCCTCTGTCAAGGGTCAAGTCCTCGCGGATCTAGTCGCAGAATTCGTTGAACCCTTTATAGAAACAATAACAGAGAAggaagacatggatggaaaattggtTGGCATAACCTTAGCACGGGAAACCTCACGTTGGAAAGTTTACGTGGACGGTGTGGCCAACCAAAAAGGATCTAGAATTGGGCTAATTCTGATATCACCCGAAGGTATTACCATTGAAAAATCGCTAAGACTCGGGTTCTCGGCCAtgaacaatgaagccgagtacGAGGCTTTGCTTCATGGAATGATGATGGTGCAAAAAATGGGCGGAAAGACAATAGAAGTATTCTCGGACTCTAGACTAGTCATAGGtcaagtgatgggtgagttaGAAGCTAGAGATGCTAGAAT AAGTGGGAATACACATGCGGATTTGCTGACCACTCTTGCCATGTCTTCGGCGCAGCATCTGCCACGAACGATCTTCGTTGAGGATTTATGCAAGGCAAGTTTAGTCGAAAGGGATACAGTTTGGATTCATCATATTAGAAGGAAtcccagctggatggatccAATATTGAACTTCCCCAAAGACGACACATTACTGAAAGGAAAGCTGGAGGCCAAGAAGGTACGGAGGAATGCTCCTCAGTTTTGGTTGTCAGGGGACCACAAGCTATACAGGCTTTCCTATTCTGAGCCGTACCTACTATGTGTACACCTAGAGGAATCTGAGTCCTTACTTGAGGAGTTGTATGAGGGAATTTGTGGGagtcacacaggaggaagatcccTAGCACACAGG TGGGGTCTAGATATTGTCGGCCCTTTCCCAAAAGCAGCAAGGAATAAGCGGTACATAATAGTCGGCAccgattatttcaccaaatgggtagaggctGAACATTTGGCCAACATCAGAGAtgtggatgccaagaaattcatttggaaaaacatcATTACATGCTTTAGAACTCCTCACACCCTCATCTCGGATAACggtcttcaatttgatagcaaaaaCTTCAGGGAATACTGCTGCGATTTTGGGATCAcaaaccgatattccacccctgcCTACCCCCAAGGAAACGGACAAGCGGAGGCCgtgaacaaagtcatagtgAGCGGGACGAAGAAGAGGCCAGATGATGCAAATGGGAGATGGGTGGAAGAATTACCACATGTTTTATGGACCTATCGAACGACGCTGCGACGatcgacgggagaaactcctttttcaatgacttatggggccaAAGCCGTGCTTCCACTCGAGGCAAGCTTCCCCACATTGAAATCTAGCACCTTTACCCAGAAAACAACGACGAGTTGCTAA